The genome window TCCAATCCCATTGAATCCAGCCCTCCCGAAACATGGGAAACCTCCTGGAACCCTGAGAACCTCCGTGAATTTATCAATACAAGTCAGTCCACGATATGCTTCAGCGCAAATACCCTGCAAACTATTCCTGACCTGCCTAAAGGACTGAATGGAAAAACCATCCTGACCCAGTTGAATCCTCAAATGCAAATCGTTATGATAAGTTTGAATGGAGAAGAACCCAAAATATTGGAAATAAATGCCGCGAATGCAACGCTCAACAAAGAAGGAACTTTCGTAGCGTACACCACAGAAGCAGGAATTATCGTTCAAAACCTTGTGAATGGTGAAAAGTTACTTATCCCAGGCTCATATGGTCGTGACCTAAGATGGTCTCCTGATAGTCATTTTCTGGCAGTGGTCAATGCGGGAGATCAAAACGGCATCTTTCTAATCAATTTGGAAACACAGGAGAGAAAACAACTTACTACGCTGGGATACGAAGATATTGCCGGGTGGTCTCCCGACGGTGGCATCCTTTATTATGCCATTCCTGGTTCAAGTCCCGATGGTTTCCTACTCCGCGCCATTCAGATTGAAAATGGTGAAAGTCGGGATGTATTCGTACTGGAAAACTCTTCGCGAAAAGCGCCTTTTGCTACTATTTCATGGGATGGAAATTGGATTGCCTACCGCGCCAGCGACAACAGTGGCCTTTACATCAAAGGGATGGACGGCAATCCAGCACGATTAATCCTGGAAAATCCTGCATTGGCTATCAACGGACTTGTCTGGGATGAAGAAAGCCACCTGCTGGCGGTCAGCCTAATTACACAGCAGAATCCAGAAGGCGAGGTTTTCCTAATTTCCCCGGATAATTGTGAAAGTTACCGTCTGCCTAACCTGCACGGAGAAGTTAATGGGGTAATTATTCCCTGAACGCAAAGAAAAGCAACCGGGGTGAGATAGCAATCTTTCTCACCCCGATTGGCTTTTGGAGTTAACCTGCTAAGCCAGAAAACAGCACGCCCCACCAGCCCAGCACGCCCAGCGCCGCCAGCGCGGAGAGCGCTAGCAGGACGAAGTACCCCTTATTCCACCAGCGCCAGCGCCGCCACCCCGCAGGGATGAACGCCAGCAGTGCCACCGTCACCGCCAGCATGAGCAAGGGTACAATGAAAATGGGACGCGCGGTGATGGGCATGCCCAGCAGAACAAGCATGTTATTGTTTGCCACCAGCACACCGAAAGCGGTTACCCAACCTGCCAGGAAAAGCCAGAGCAGTGCGCCGCTCATCAGCCCTGCCGCAGTTGCCAGGTAGTGGCTGAGCGGCGCCATGCCAAACGGGACATCGCGCAAACGGCGCACCAGCCACCCCAGCGGATAGACCACCCACAAGGTAAGCAGGAATACCCCCGCCACCCCCAGCACCCCCGCCGGAAGCGTCAGACGGTCATCCAGATTCAACACCTGTCCCATCACCGGCAGGGAAATGTACTCGCGCGGAGTGACAAAATCCATGCGCTGATCGGCAAGGCAGGAAGCATCCGGCGCTTGATTGGGATCTTTTAAAAATTCCATCATGATCTGGTCGGCGCAATCGTTCGAAGAAAACGCCCCATGCCCCGTATTCGGGAAGGTGAACTGATAAACACGGCGCAGGGTTCGGGAAACGGTCTCGCCGTACTGCGGCGGAGTGATAGGATCGAAGCGTCCGTTGAAAATCAGCGTGGGCACATCGCTGGTCACGGGCAGTTCTGCTTCCCTGTCCAGTGCGGTCACCCCCCAATCCTGGCACAATTTCAGGAAAGCGCGGTTGGAGACGTCCACATCCTTGCGCAGTTCCGGGCGGACGGCACTGTAATCGTAACGGCTCAAATCTGCCTGACCATCTTCGGCGCACACCACCGAGTGATACATGCCATACGCCATCGTGCGGTCAAAGACGATGATGGAGAAGATGCGCTCCACCAGCCCGTAATGCCCCTGCTCGGTTTCCGCAATCATCGCCGGGAGAATGGGCAATAACTCGGTGGCGTAGAGGGTCTGGAAGAGCAGAGAAACCAGGCTATCGCCGTCCAGCAAAGCGGGATAGGACTGCATGGACTGGTCGTCCTTAAGGGTAATGGTCACCGGCTGTTTTTCCAGACGCTCCACCAGATCGAAGAAGCGTTTTTCCAGATTGGGATACCCCTGACTGCACTCCGCATCGTTCGCGCAGGCGCTGAAGAATTCATTAAAGGCGCGATTTTGCGCAAACGGCGCTTCCAGGTTGAAGTTTCCCTGCACCGGCACCACCGCATCCAGGATGACACTGCGCAGGGCTTCAGGATGCTCGCGCATCAGGTGCTGGGCGAGCAGGGTACCATAAGACACCCCGTAGAAATGGATTTTTTCGTACCCCAGGGCTTCGCGCAGGGCGTTGACATCGTGAGCGTTTTCTACACTGTTGAACGCCGAGAGGTTTACCCCCTCGCGGGTCAAACGCTCGCGGCATGCCATAGCGGCTTCGTAATAGCGCTTTTCGGATTCCTCGGCGGTCACATCCACAGGCAAAAGGTCAATGCCTTCCTGATAAATTTCCTCACAGAAAAGGAACGGCTGAGAGTACAGCGTACCGCGCTGGTCGAAAAGAATCAGGGTGAAATGCTCGCGCAAAGGGCTTTTCGGTAATACCTGGGTGTAATAATCAATGGTCGAACCGCCCGGACCGCCCTGGGCAAACACAATCGGGTCGGGTTCAGGCGTCCCGGCAGGATGGAAAATGACCACTGCCAGGCGGAGGGTATTTCCTTCAGGCTCTTCGTAACGCTCCGGCACAACCAGCCAGCCGCAGGTGATATCCGTTCCCTCCACCATTCCCTGCGGGATGGGAACGGGACAATCGCCGGGCTCAAAACGCGGCACCTGCCCGCCGTCAGGAGCAGGCACCTGTGCCAGGGCGGGATGAGCATAACCAAACACCGATAAACCCAAAACCGTAATCAATATGAGTGTGCGCAAAATTTTCATTGTTCCTCCGGTTACATGACAATTATACCTTCTTGCCATGACAGGAAACACTTTCCAAACCTGAAAATGAGCGTAAAATATCCATGAATTTGATGCAAATCTTTTGCAATAACTTATTGCAAATTAATTGCAATAAAGGATACGTGAGATGGAATCGCTTTATCAACAGGTAACCCTGCGTTTGCGGGATGAAGGCGGCAGAATGACCAGCCAGCGCCGTCTGATTCTGCAAGCCTTAGAAGAACTGGGCGGGCATCCCACCGCCGAAGAGATTTACCGGCACGTGTCGCGGCAATCGCCGGGCATTAATCTCTCCACGGTGTACCGTACGCTCAACTGGCTGGAAGAGAACGGCTTCATCGCCCCACGCTGGTTCGAAGAGGAACGCCGACGGGAACGCTTTGAACCTGCAGTGCTGACAGCCCCTTCCCGCCACCCCACCCCCTTTCATTTTCGTTGCCGTTCGTGCAACCGCATTCTGGAGTTTGCCGACCCGCGCATGGAAGAGATTGTCAAGCAATTTGAACGTCACACCGGCGCGCAGGTGAAGGACGTGGAATTGACTTTTTACGGGTTATGCCAGGCTTGTGCCAGAATGGAAGCCCATCTCGTTACTGCTGACCAACAACCAAAGGCAATTAAGAGGTAGTTTTTATGGAACACTGCCAACCGAGCCACGCTGTACCAATGACCCCTTCTGGAAATACGATTGCCCTGGTGGGTAACCCCAATGTGGGCAAATCGGTGCTTTTCCACCGGTTGACCGGACAATATGTGGTTGTCTCCAATTACCCAGGCACTACGGTAGAAATCACCCGGGGCACGCTGCGTCAGGTGCCCGGGATAATGGTACTGGATACCCCCGGCATCGTCAGTTTTCCCGCCCAGAGCGAGGACGAAGCCGTGACTGCGCGGGTACTGCTGAATGATCCCCTGCAGGCGGTGATTCAGGTGGGCGATGCCAAAAATCTGCGCCGCACCCTGCATCTGGCTGTACAACTGGCAGAAATGCGCCGTCCGCAGGTACTGGCACTCAATATGATGGACGAAGCCCGTCAGCGCGGCTTGAACCTGGAATGTGCGCATCTTGCCGATGCACTGGGCATTCCCGTGGTCAGTACGGTGGCTACCCAGGGTAAGGGCGTGGAAGATCTGATCCACGCCGTCCAGCATGCTACCGTATCGTCTCTGAAACTGGAATATCCCCCCGCCATCGAGCAATTCCTCAAACAAACCGAAACCCTCTTACCCCCCGCTCATATTGTGCCGCGGGCGCTGGGCTTGCTCTTTTTGAGCGAAGACCCTGCCGTGGAAGCCTGGCTGGAAGAAAAAGCCGCACCGGAGGTCCTTGACACCCTCAAAGGCATGCGCCGCCAGGTGGAAGAAGCCCTGGCAGATTCGCCCGCCAGTGTGATTTTGCAAACCCGCGAAGACTTCGTCTCGCAACTGGCAGGGCGAGTTTTGCAGGTAAGCGAACCACAGACCTTCAGCCTTGCCATGGAAATCAGCCACCTCACCACCCATCCCCTGTGGGGCATTCCGGTCCTGGGGCTGATTCTGTACGCCATGTACTGGTTTGTGGGCGTCTTTGGCGCAGGTACGCTGGTAGGTTTGCTGGAAGAAAACCTCTTTGGGGAAATCATCAATCCGTGGGTGGTGGAGCACATCCAACGCCTCATCCCCTGGCAGTTCCTGAGCGATTTACTGGTCGGGCAATACGGACTGTGGACCATGGGGGTAACCTACGCCTTTGCCCTGCTTCTGCCGGTGGTGACCACGTTCTTCATCGCCTTTGGCATTCTGGAAGATTCCGGCTACCTGCCGCGCATGGCAGTGCTGAGCAACCGCTTCTTCAGCCGCATTGGGCTGAATGGGCAAGCCGTCCTGCCCATGATTCTCGGTTTGGGCTGTGTCACCATGGCAACCATGACCACGCGCATTCTGCCCACGCGCAGAGAGCGGGTACTGGCAACCATCCTGCTGGCGCTTGCTATCCCCTGCTCGGCGCAGTTGGGCGTGGTGATGGGCATGCTCGCCAATGTGTCCTTCAGCGCGGCACTCATCTGGTCGGGCATTATCCTGCTGGTCTTGCTGGCAGTGGGCTGGCTTGCCGCACGTGTGATGCCCGGCGAACGAAACCCACTGGTCATTGAACTGCCGCCCCTGCGCTTCCCGGTACTCAGCAACGTGCTGATTAAAACCGCCGCGCGCCTGGAGTGGTACATCAAAGAAGCCGTGCCGCTCTTCCTGCTTGGCACACTCCTGCTGTTTGTGTTGGATCAAGCCCACCTGCTTCCCGGCATCATTCATGGACTGGAGCCCATCGTCACCGGCTGGCTGGGACTGCCCCCTCAGGCAGCAGCCTCTTTCCTGCTGGGCTTGATGCGCCGCGACTTTGCCGCCACCGAACTCTTCCTGATGCAGTCGCAGGGCTTGCTCAACCCGGTTCAGACGGTGGTCTCCATCGTCACCATCACCCTCTTCGTCCCCTGTATTGCCAGCATCTTCATGCTGTTCAAGGAACGCGGGGCAAAGGTTACGCTGGGGATTCTGGCTTTTATCTTCCCCTTTGCCATTCTGGTGGGCGGATTACTGTATCGTTTGCTCATGCTGGTAGGCTGGAATGGATAATCAGCGCTGGATGACCTGTTCGATTTGCGGTTTTCGCTTCTCACCGGAAGAACACCCCGGTTGTGCCGCCTGCCCCCTGCATGAGGGCTGTCAGACAGTGTGCTGTCCCAACTGCGGCACCAGTCAGATCAACCCGGAACGCTCCAGCGTGGCACGTTTCATCAAAAAACTGATCACGAAAAAGGAGTCCCATGCCCCTTCATCTACACCAACAACCCCTGCATAGACGCCACCGCTACCGCCACGGCAATCTCCTCACCCTGGCAGATGTGTTTCCCGGCAAGCGCGCACTCATCGCCGGGATTGGCGACCTGCCCGATGAACAAACCCATCGTCTACAGGCATACGGCATCCTTCCCGGGCGGCTGGTGCGCGTGCTCTCCAAGCGCCCGATGGTCATCGTCCAGGTAGAACAAACCGAACTGGCACTGGAAGAGAGCGTTGCCCGGCAGATTTTCATCGCCCAGGAAAACAACCTGATATAATCGGCTCAAACCCCTTTGATTCGTGGAGGCTTCATGCGCCGCAGGTTGTATCTTTTGCTAACCCTTTTGCTCCTGGTAATATCTGCTTTCCCTGTGCAAGCACAGGCTCAAGAGATACGCTTCCAGAACGTGGAAGTCCTTGTCTGGCCCGAGTACGACCGCGAGCGCAGCGTGCTGGTCATTTATCGGATTACCCTGGGTGGTGATGTAAAACTGCCCGCTGAAATCACCCTGCCCATGCCCGCCGCCGCCAAGACGCCGCACGCCGTTGCCGAACAAAACGAAAACGGGCTGTTCAACGTGGATTACACCCTCTCCAGCGTTCAAAATAACATGATCTGGGTCACCTTCCTTGCCACCGTGCCGCAAATCCATCTGGAATACTACGACCCCACACTGGAAGTTAGCGATACCAGCCGCGTGTACCGCTTTCGATACCTGATGCCTTACCCCACAGATAATCTGGTGCTGGAAATTCAGCGTCCGCGCACCGCCACGGCGCTGACGCTCGACCCGCCGGGAGGTACCTCTCAGCAAGGCACGGATGGGCTGACCTACTACGGTGTGGTGGTGGGAGAAGTCAAAGCCAATTTACCGGTCAACTTAAAAATCACCTATCAGAAAAGCGATGACGAACTGACCCAACCCAACACCTTTGAGCCGGTTGCCCCTGCAGAAGCGGTCAGCGAGAGCACTCCCGGAAAACTCAATTTCACCGAAGTCATCCCCTGGGCAGTGGGAGCGCTGGGGCTGGTCATGGTCATTGCCGCCGGGTGGATGTTCCTGCAAGCCCGAAAAGAGAGCGAGGAAACCCCCATGAAACGCCACAAGCCGTCCAGAACGGCAAAGCCGGATTCGTCCGGAAACGAAGCCCTGTATTGCCCCCAGTGCGGGAAACGCGCCGCCCCCGGCGATTTATTCTGCCGTTCCTGCGGCACACGCCTGCCCCGCGGGTAAGTGAATAAAAACTCAAAATAAAAAATCCCCCGAAATCTTATCGGGGGATTTTTGCATCTTCAAAAACTAATTTACTTTTCCGGCGCACCGGCTTGAATCCACTCAATGACCTTCTGCAATTCCTCATCGGAGAACTTACCCGGGTGCGTGCCACCCTGAACGGTCTGGATGAGTAAACTGCCCTGCGGATCGCCAGGGACGATCACCGTCCCGCTTCTTCCGCCTTTCATCAGGTCGGGGTAATTCTTGATGTTCAGCGCCCCCAGCGAACCGTGGCAGGAGCCGCACCGCGCCGTCATGATTTTACCAATAGAACCTTCCCAGGTCAGCGCCCCACTAATGAGGTCGGCTTCGCTGGTCGGCTGTGGCGTGGCTGTGGGCAACACGGTCGGCAAAGGCGTGGGCGAACGCAGCACAATAATCTGTCGTTCCTCTTCATGAGGACGGGGGATGGTGGTAATGGAGGTCTCTTCAAAGGTGATGAAGTAAATCAACCCAACAGCAAGCGCCACACTGACCACACTGGCAACCGGGACAAACACGCGCATGCGTTTGCGGATGACCTCAGGCTCAGGGGGCTGAGGAATCACACCGCGTTCGATTTGCTCGAGTTCGAGGGCATGTTCCTCTTCCATTTCCTCACGGCTGAGCGTGCCTTTAATCATCGACCAGTTCCAGTGCTTGATATGCACATTGTAGAAGTGCCAGAGGATAATCGCCAGCACCGCCAGAATGGCTTCGGCGCCGTGCGCGGCTTTGGCGGCAGGAATCACCACACCCGGCAGTGCGCGGCTGGTGGCAATAGGATTCCACAACATGAAACCGGTCAGCGCCATGATGACCAAGCCCCATACCATCGCCCAGTACTCCATCTTTTCCATGAAGTTGTAGCGCGGCATTTTGGGGCGCTCTTTACGCAAACCGATGTTGTACAGGAACCACTGAATAGCATCCTGCAGGTCTTTCACGCCCGGCAGCATGCTGGCTTCCAGCCGCAGGACGTACAGTTTATAGCCCATCACCACCAGGTGATAGATGGCTTGCAGGCAGAAAACCGTTGCCGCTACGCGGTGGACAATGCGGATGGTCTCAATGCCACCAAAAGCGGCAATAATCCACTGGGAAATATCCGAGAAGAAGAACTTCTGCGGCAAGCCGGTTAACGCCAGCAGGGTGAAAGAGAGAATCAGCACAAAGTGCTCAATGCGCTGGGCAACGCTGAAACGCTGGTAAGTTTTGGTTTGCTCGCTCATCTCTCTACTCCTCCTTGCCGGATTCCTGAGCAGTTTCCGAAGTCTCAGGTTTCTCTTGCGGTTCTGTGGCGGGTTGAGCCGGTTCGGCAGGCTTACGGCGGTTCAACGCGCGGCGCACCCGGTGATACACATCGCTGGCGACGAAGACCGCCATGCCGCCCAGCACCAGCGGGATGAAAATCTTGTAGAACAGGTTGACGTAGTACACCAGCGGATACTTCTCGCGGTCGGGGCGGTAGTGGCTCATCCACGAATCAGGGAAGTTTTCGGTAGCGTCGGGGTGGCACTTCTGGCAGGCTTTGAGCATGTTCTGTTTCATGCCCAGTCCCACCACCGGATCGTCCACATCGCCAATGTTGTGAACACCATGGCAGTCGTAACATACCGCCTTGTTGGTCTGCTGATCGGGCGAGAGGCGCTCGAAAAGGGTGACGGTAGAGCCATGGAAATCTGCCACGTAGGTGTTATACACATCGGTGGAGAGACCGTACTTGCCCATAATTTCCGGATCGCTGTGGCATTCGCCGCACATCTTGGGCGAAGCCAGGCGAAATTGAGCGGTATGAGGTTCTTCCACGACATGCAAACCGTGGCAGGTAATACATACCGGCACGTCCGGATTACCCGCTTTGGCGGCTTTACCATGCACCGACTGTTCATACTCCTGGTACACGCCAAAATGGCATTTGGAGCATACCTCGGGCGATTTGCCCAGTTCTTCGGGAATCAGGTTGCCCTGTTCATCCTTGACCTGTGCCTGTGTGTGCGGGTTGTGGCAGTCAATACAGGTGGGCGCCAGTTCGTTACCGCTTTCAAAGGCACGCCGGTGGACGCTGTCCAGTTCGTATTTGTCAGCATGGCACACCTTACAGGTATTCTGATACTGTTTGCGGTAGGCTCTCAAACTGGAGAAATCCTTTGCCGGATGCGGATACCCGAACATGTCGGAGTGGCACATAGCGCAAGCCACCCCGCTTTTGGCGTGAATGGATTTACCATACTCTTCCGGCAAGATGGTAATGTATAACTGCTCGCCGTTGTCCATCGTCAGCACCTGCCCGGGCTTCTGGTGACAGGCAAGACAAACCTCATTCCCGGGCAGAGATTCCTGCGAGAGGGTGGCGGCATGTGCTACGGAAGACAGGGTCACCAGCAGAAAACCTGCCAGCAACAAAGCCATCCATGATTTGGCAAAAGGTTTCATGACCGGCACTCCATCCTTTTTTAATAAAATTTCCTGCTCATCTCTCCATTTGTTAAAAAGAACATGAGAGGCTGGATTAATTATATATTAAAAGAGTGGCTGTCTAGTCCAGGCGGGAAGGTTGACAGGGAAAAATGTGACCAATGACGCAAGAATTGTCCATTAATCAAAAGGGGTTTAAAACGGAAAAACCTCCGCAATTTCGGAGGTCTTTCCCAAACGCGACGTACCGTTATTGTTTTCAACCGCGCTGGACCGGAATGCGCTTACCGACAACTTCCGGACGGGTAGACTTGGGCAAAACGACCGTCAATTCCCCCTTCTTGTAGGTCGCCGTAATCTTGTCCTCCTCTACCTCACAGGGCATCTCGATCTCACGTCGGAAGGATCCGTAAGTGCGCTCGATCCGATGGTAGCGGCGGTCTTTTTCTTCTTTTTCCGCGCGTTTCTCGCCCTTGATGGTGAGGATGCCGTTTTTGAACGAGACTTCCACGTCGTTTTCGTCCATGCCCGGCACCTCAGCCGTTACGACGATTTCCTTGTCATTCTCGCTCACGTCCACCCGCGGGAAGAACGAACCAAAGCGTTCCAGCATGCGCGGTCGGAGTGAGAAGAGCGGTTCGTTGAAGAACTCTTCCATCATGCGATCCATCTCGTCACGCAGGGTGAGGAAGAGGTCTTCCTCGCGCCGGCGGGGAGCCAGCGCACGTTCTTCGCGTTTCCAGGGAAGTAAATCCGTGATTGCCATAGACTCACCTCCTCTTTTCACGCGCCGCAGCACCCCTTATCAGGTGCCGCGAGTGCGAGATTATATCACCAATCG of Anaerolinea thermophila UNI-1 contains these proteins:
- a CDS encoding cytochrome b/b6 domain-containing protein; the protein is MSEQTKTYQRFSVAQRIEHFVLILSFTLLALTGLPQKFFFSDISQWIIAAFGGIETIRIVHRVAATVFCLQAIYHLVVMGYKLYVLRLEASMLPGVKDLQDAIQWFLYNIGLRKERPKMPRYNFMEKMEYWAMVWGLVIMALTGFMLWNPIATSRALPGVVIPAAKAAHGAEAILAVLAIILWHFYNVHIKHWNWSMIKGTLSREEMEEEHALELEQIERGVIPQPPEPEVIRKRMRVFVPVASVVSVALAVGLIYFITFEETSITTIPRPHEEERQIIVLRSPTPLPTVLPTATPQPTSEADLISGALTWEGSIGKIMTARCGSCHGSLGALNIKNYPDLMKGGRSGTVIVPGDPQGSLLIQTVQGGTHPGKFSDEELQKVIEWIQAGAPEK
- the feoB gene encoding ferrous iron transport protein B; the protein is MEHCQPSHAVPMTPSGNTIALVGNPNVGKSVLFHRLTGQYVVVSNYPGTTVEITRGTLRQVPGIMVLDTPGIVSFPAQSEDEAVTARVLLNDPLQAVIQVGDAKNLRRTLHLAVQLAEMRRPQVLALNMMDEARQRGLNLECAHLADALGIPVVSTVATQGKGVEDLIHAVQHATVSSLKLEYPPAIEQFLKQTETLLPPAHIVPRALGLLFLSEDPAVEAWLEEKAAPEVLDTLKGMRRQVEEALADSPASVILQTREDFVSQLAGRVLQVSEPQTFSLAMEISHLTTHPLWGIPVLGLILYAMYWFVGVFGAGTLVGLLEENLFGEIINPWVVEHIQRLIPWQFLSDLLVGQYGLWTMGVTYAFALLLPVVTTFFIAFGILEDSGYLPRMAVLSNRFFSRIGLNGQAVLPMILGLGCVTMATMTTRILPTRRERVLATILLALAIPCSAQLGVVMGMLANVSFSAALIWSGIILLVLLAVGWLAARVMPGERNPLVIELPPLRFPVLSNVLIKTAARLEWYIKEAVPLFLLGTLLLFVLDQAHLLPGIIHGLEPIVTGWLGLPPQAAASFLLGLMRRDFAATELFLMQSQGLLNPVQTVVSIVTITLFVPCIASIFMLFKERGAKVTLGILAFIFPFAILVGGLLYRLLMLVGWNG
- a CDS encoding Fur family transcriptional regulator, whose translation is MESLYQQVTLRLRDEGGRMTSQRRLILQALEELGGHPTAEEIYRHVSRQSPGINLSTVYRTLNWLEENGFIAPRWFEEERRRERFEPAVLTAPSRHPTPFHFRCRSCNRILEFADPRMEEIVKQFERHTGAQVKDVELTFYGLCQACARMEAHLVTADQQPKAIKR
- a CDS encoding zinc ribbon domain-containing protein — its product is MRRRLYLLLTLLLLVISAFPVQAQAQEIRFQNVEVLVWPEYDRERSVLVIYRITLGGDVKLPAEITLPMPAAAKTPHAVAEQNENGLFNVDYTLSSVQNNMIWVTFLATVPQIHLEYYDPTLEVSDTSRVYRFRYLMPYPTDNLVLEIQRPRTATALTLDPPGGTSQQGTDGLTYYGVVVGEVKANLPVNLKITYQKSDDELTQPNTFEPVAPAEAVSESTPGKLNFTEVIPWAVGALGLVMVIAAGWMFLQARKESEETPMKRHKPSRTAKPDSSGNEALYCPQCGKRAAPGDLFCRSCGTRLPRG
- a CDS encoding alpha/beta fold hydrolase is translated as MKILRTLILITVLGLSVFGYAHPALAQVPAPDGGQVPRFEPGDCPVPIPQGMVEGTDITCGWLVVPERYEEPEGNTLRLAVVIFHPAGTPEPDPIVFAQGGPGGSTIDYYTQVLPKSPLREHFTLILFDQRGTLYSQPFLFCEEIYQEGIDLLPVDVTAEESEKRYYEAAMACRERLTREGVNLSAFNSVENAHDVNALREALGYEKIHFYGVSYGTLLAQHLMREHPEALRSVILDAVVPVQGNFNLEAPFAQNRAFNEFFSACANDAECSQGYPNLEKRFFDLVERLEKQPVTITLKDDQSMQSYPALLDGDSLVSLLFQTLYATELLPILPAMIAETEQGHYGLVERIFSIIVFDRTMAYGMYHSVVCAEDGQADLSRYDYSAVRPELRKDVDVSNRAFLKLCQDWGVTALDREAELPVTSDVPTLIFNGRFDPITPPQYGETVSRTLRRVYQFTFPNTGHGAFSSNDCADQIMMEFLKDPNQAPDASCLADQRMDFVTPREYISLPVMGQVLNLDDRLTLPAGVLGVAGVFLLTLWVVYPLGWLVRRLRDVPFGMAPLSHYLATAAGLMSGALLWLFLAGWVTAFGVLVANNNMLVLLGMPITARPIFIVPLLMLAVTVALLAFIPAGWRRWRWWNKGYFVLLALSALAALGVLGWWGVLFSGLAG
- a CDS encoding Hsp20/alpha crystallin family protein gives rise to the protein MAITDLLPWKREERALAPRRREEDLFLTLRDEMDRMMEEFFNEPLFSLRPRMLERFGSFFPRVDVSENDKEIVVTAEVPGMDENDVEVSFKNGILTIKGEKRAEKEEKDRRYHRIERTYGSFRREIEMPCEVEEDKITATYKKGELTVVLPKSTRPEVVGKRIPVQRG
- a CDS encoding cytochrome c3 family protein; amino-acid sequence: MKPFAKSWMALLLAGFLLVTLSSVAHAATLSQESLPGNEVCLACHQKPGQVLTMDNGEQLYITILPEEYGKSIHAKSGVACAMCHSDMFGYPHPAKDFSSLRAYRKQYQNTCKVCHADKYELDSVHRRAFESGNELAPTCIDCHNPHTQAQVKDEQGNLIPEELGKSPEVCSKCHFGVYQEYEQSVHGKAAKAGNPDVPVCITCHGLHVVEEPHTAQFRLASPKMCGECHSDPEIMGKYGLSTDVYNTYVADFHGSTVTLFERLSPDQQTNKAVCYDCHGVHNIGDVDDPVVGLGMKQNMLKACQKCHPDATENFPDSWMSHYRPDREKYPLVYYVNLFYKIFIPLVLGGMAVFVASDVYHRVRRALNRRKPAEPAQPATEPQEKPETSETAQESGKEE
- a CDS encoding FeoA family protein codes for the protein MPLHLHQQPLHRRHRYRHGNLLTLADVFPGKRALIAGIGDLPDEQTHRLQAYGILPGRLVRVLSKRPMVIVQVEQTELALEESVARQIFIAQENNLI